A region from the Janthinobacterium agaricidamnosum genome encodes:
- a CDS encoding DnaJ C-terminal domain-containing protein, with translation MEYKDYYKELGVEKTASEAEIKKAYRKLVRKYHPDVSKEPDADKRTKALNEAYGVLGDAEKRAAYDELGRNQGAQGQPFRPPPDWGSGYESSGTDDSDFFADLFAHVGGRRRAGGSFQMQGEDSHAAITIDLQDSYQGAKRHIVMRVPEADAQGHVVTRERTLEVTIPKGVTEGQQLRMKGQGNPGSGGAPAGDLYLEIRFRPDARYKVEGRDVFETVPVTPWEAALGGEIDVPTPSGTVTVTVPPNSQTGRKLRLKGRGIPAAQPGDLYLLLEVVLPPANDDKARELYATMAREMAFNPRQKLGG, from the coding sequence GTGGAATACAAGGACTACTACAAGGAACTGGGCGTCGAAAAGACGGCGTCCGAGGCCGAGATCAAGAAGGCGTACCGCAAGCTGGTACGCAAATACCATCCCGACGTGAGCAAGGAACCGGACGCCGACAAGCGCACCAAGGCCCTCAACGAGGCCTACGGCGTGCTGGGCGACGCGGAAAAGCGCGCCGCCTACGATGAACTGGGCCGTAACCAGGGCGCGCAGGGCCAGCCCTTCCGGCCGCCGCCGGACTGGGGTTCGGGCTACGAATCATCGGGCACCGACGACAGCGACTTCTTTGCCGACCTGTTCGCCCACGTGGGCGGGCGCCGCCGCGCCGGCGGCAGTTTCCAGATGCAGGGCGAAGACAGCCACGCCGCCATCACCATCGACTTGCAGGACAGCTACCAGGGCGCCAAGCGCCACATCGTCATGCGCGTGCCCGAAGCGGATGCGCAGGGCCACGTGGTGACGCGCGAGCGCACCCTGGAAGTGACGATACCGAAAGGCGTCACGGAAGGACAGCAGCTGCGCATGAAGGGGCAGGGCAATCCCGGCAGCGGCGGCGCGCCCGCCGGCGACTTGTACCTGGAAATCCGCTTCCGGCCCGACGCGCGCTACAAGGTGGAAGGGCGCGACGTGTTCGAGACGGTGCCCGTTACGCCGTGGGAAGCGGCGCTGGGCGGCGAGATCGACGTGCCCACGCCATCGGGCACCGTGACCGTCACCGTGCCGCCCAATTCGCAGACGGGGCGCAAGCTGCGTCTGAAGGGGCGCGGCATTCCCGCCGCCCAGCCGGGCGACCTGTATCTGCTGCTGGAAGTGGTGCTGCCGCCGGCGAACGATGACAAGGCGCGCGAACTGTATGCAACCATGGCGCGCGAGATGGCTTTCAATCCGCGCCAGAAGCTGGGAGGATAA